In a single window of the Zea mays cultivar B73 chromosome 5, Zm-B73-REFERENCE-NAM-5.0, whole genome shotgun sequence genome:
- the LOC100281723 gene encoding triacylglycerol lipase like protein, giving the protein MTIAAAVTAPTSAPVHVAPRHASPAVQPRAAPRREPSPLNPNAPAQALRSASPGGGGSSAAPDGARAHIANLDKVLGKPPQVPRPASHAAASRQGQGQGQDGEQEPLNVRHGLLNALNLSFFVPMPGMRARTAADEHMSPRSLMHMQQLLSADSPRASPRCTIAPRWRSLHGEGGWEGLLDPLDSDLRRELLRYGDFVQAAYQAFHSLPTASARHRGLMLPDRSYRPTRSLFATSALSMPPWAKRPNTPEWLTQQSNWVGYVAVCESEREVARMGRRDIAIVLRGTATCLEWAENLRASLVPLDGGDSSDGADTPPPEPEPKVARGFLSLYKTAGDKVRSLSEEVMDEVRRLMDKYKGEELSITVVGHSLGAALALLVADEVATSIPDAPPVAVVSFGGPKVGNAAFVDRLASSGKVNVLRIVNAGDVVTKVPGVAPRLPNKKEQYQHVGAELRIDSKNSPCLRPDAGPACRHDLEAYLHLIDGFTGTGRPFRHDARRSVIRLLQLQRGNVKKEYVNRARELGVDPAAPADVSRSMAYGNCAVASPS; this is encoded by the coding sequence ATGACAATTGCAGCCGCGGTGACCGCGCCCACGTCCGCGCCAGTGCACGTCGCGCCGCGCCACGCCAGCCCCGCGGTCCAGCCGCGCGCCGCGCCGCGCAGGGAGCCGTCGCCGCTCAACCCCAACGCGCCGGCGCAGGCGCTCCGCTCGGCCAGCCCCGGCGGCGGCGGGTCTTCCGCGGCCCCGGACGGCGCCAGGGCTCACATCGCCAACCTTGACAAGGTGCTCGGGAAGCCGCCGCAGGTGCCGAGGCCCGCGAGCCACGCCGCCGCGAGCAGGCAGGGCCAGGGCCAGGGCCAGGACGGCGAGCAGGAGCCGCTCAACGTCCGGCACGGCCTGCTCAACGCGCTCAACCTCTCCTTCTTCGTGCCCATGCCCGGGATGCGGGCGCGGACGGCCGCCGACGAGCACATGTCGCCGCGCAGCCTCATGCACATGCAGCAGCTCCTCTCCGCCGACTCCCCGCGGGCCTCCCCGCGGTGCACCATCGCGCCGCGCTGGCGCAGCCTCCACGGGGAGGGCGGCTGGGAGGGCCTGCTCGACCCGCTGGACTCCGACCTCCGCCGCGAGCTCCTCCGCTACGGCGACTTCGTGCAGGCCGCGTACCAGGCCTTCCACTCGCTGCCCACCGCGTCGGCGAGGCACCGCGGCCTCATGCTCCCCGACCGCTCCTACCGCCCCACGCGCAGCCTCTTCGCCACCTCCGCGCTGTCCATGCCGCCGTGGGCCAAGCGCCCCAACACGCCCGAGTGGCTCACGCAGCAGTCCAACTGGGTCGGCTACGTCGCCGTCTGCGAGTCGGAGCGGGAGGTCGCCCGCATGGGCCGCCGCGACATCGCCATCGTGCTGCGCGGCACCGCCACCTGCCTCGAGTGGGCCGAGAACCTCCGCGCCTCGCTCGTGCCCCTCGACGGCGGCGACAGCAGCGACGGCGCCGACACGCCGCCGCCGGAGCCAGAGCCCAAGGTGGCgcggggcttcctcagcctctacAAGACGGCCGGGGACAAAGTCAGGAGCCTGTCCGAGGAGGTCATGGACGAGGTGCGCCGCCTCATGGACAAGTACAAGGGCGAGGAGCTCAGCATCACGGTCGTCGGCCACAGCCTCGGCGCCGCCCTGGCGCTCCTCGTGGCCGACGAGGTCGCCACCTCCatccccgacgcgccccccgtcgcCGTCGTCTCCTTCGGGGGCCCCAAGGTGGGCAACGCCGCGTTCGTCGATAGGCTCGCCAGCAGCGGCAAGGTCAACGTCCTCCGCATCGTCAACGCCGGCGACGTGGTCACCAAGGTGCCCGGGGTGGCGCCGCGGCTGCCCAACAAGAAGGAGCAGTACCAGCACGTGGGCGCGGAGCTCCGGATCGACAGCAAGAACTCGCCGTGCCTCCGCCCGGATGCGGGGCCCGCCTGCCGCCACGACCTGGAGGCGTACCTGCACCTCATCGACGGCTTCACCGGGACGGGGCGCCCGTTTCGGCACGACGCGCGCCGCAGCGTCATCCGCCTCCTGCAGCTGCAGAGGGGCAACGTCAAGAAGGAGTACGTGAACCGGGCGCGCGAGCTCGGCGTCGACCCCGCCGCGCCGGCGGACGTCAGCCGGAGCATGGCGTACGGGAACTGCGCCGTCGCCAGCCCCTCGTGA